In the Limanda limanda chromosome 1, fLimLim1.1, whole genome shotgun sequence genome, one interval contains:
- the LOC133001197 gene encoding apoptosis facilitator Bcl-2-like protein 14, protein MANGQIEIHDPFINQHDLTRDEDAASSSDTEDMEDTPEFRLLMAYAKRRRGNKESPGQNGNGTPPPSTPLISPDTPDEKKKKKKKKGWKRLLRCIKPQTRDEEPGQASNPEHEVHNRCGFRDIEPVENEDFDKAAECLTGIADDFHFVPSEIDTDSPEDSVERMIGLLLREKGDELNERELKDLSLDRDIFWSYDFFKAIMTTLFDRMGFRSSAPDSPGPQASPKANMALALEATNRLAALETLPSKRINNYGAKYVKENHSSWAQEHGGYEEAFEHDDEEDD, encoded by the exons ATGGCGAATGGCCAGATAGAAATCCACGACCCCTTCATCAACCAGCATGACCTCACGCGCGACGAGGATGCTGCGTCTTCCTCAGACACCGAGGACATGGAAGACACGCCGGAGTTCCGTCTGCTCATGGCCTACGCCAAGAGGAGGCGAGGGAACAAGGAGTCGCCTGGACAGAATGGGAACGGAACCCCCCCACCTTCGACCCCCCTGATCAGTCCTGACACGCcggatgagaagaagaagaagaagaagaagaagggatggAAACGACTTTTGCGATGCATCAAACCTCAGACACGGGACGAGGAACCGGGTCAGGCGTCTAATCCGGAACACGAAGTCCACAACAGATGTGGTTTTAGGGATA TTGAACCTGTAGAAAACGAGGATTTCGACAAAGCTGCAGAGTGTCTGACGGGGATCGCAGATGATTTCCACTTCGTGCCTTCAGAAATAGACACGGACTCGCCAGAAG ACAGCGTGGAGCGGATGATTGGTCTCCTGCTGAGGGAGAAGGGAGACGAGCTGAACGAGAGG GAGCTGAAAGATCTCTCGTTGGACAGAGACATCTTTTGGAGCTACGATTTCTTCAAGGCGATAATGACGACCCTCTTCGACCGGATGGGCTTCAGGTCCTCAGCCCCCGACTCCCCGGGGCCTCAGGCGTCGCCCAAAGCCAACATGGCCTTGGCCTTAGAG GCCACCAATCGCCTGGCAGCCCTGGAGACGCTTCCCAGTAAACGGATAAACAACTACGGAGCCAAATATGTGAAGGAGAATCACTCGTCCTGGGCTCAAGAGCACGGAGGATAC GAGGAAGCATTCGAGCACGACGACGAGGAGGACGATTAG
- the dgki gene encoding diacylglycerol kinase iota → MEPGTLEDKLRGLAFRKQTSYRKAISRSGLQHLGPSQPSLPPASNGPNKELRTGVDWTENAVNGDHLWMETSCSGELCYLGEDACLLKTAKSAPRRKCAACKIVVHTGCIEQLEKINFRCKLTFREGGSRCLRDQNALRHHWVHRRRQDGKCRQCGKSFQQKFFHSKEIIAISCSWCKLAFHNKVTCFMLHQIEEPCSLGAHAGVIVPPSWIIKSSLKNSARRKKRTSFKRRTSKKGLDDSKWRPFMLKPHPSPLMKPILVFVNPKSGGNQGAKVLQMFMWILNPRQVFDLSQGGLREALELYRKVPNLRILACGGDGTVGWILSTLDELQMNPQPPVAVLPLGTGNDLARTLNWGGGYTDEPVSKVLCHVEDGSVVQLDRWNLLVEKSAALPEEGTQKLPLNVFNNYFSLGFDAHVTLEFHESREANPERFNSRFRNKMFYAGAAFSDFLQRSSRDLSKHVKVVCDGTDLTAKIQELKFQCIVFLNIPRYCAGTMPWGNTGDHRDFEPQRHDDGCIEVIGFTVASLAALQVGGHGERLHQCREVVLTTFKTVPVQVDGEPCRLAPTTLRISLRNQANMVQKSKRRTSVPLLNDPHAVPDRLRLRVNRISLQEYDRLQYDKERLRDISIPVGIVVVRGDCDLETCRLYIDRLQEDLHQAPSTGHRVHYQDESRGVARTSSSSRLSPNWSFLDSTSADRFYRIDKAQEHLHFVTEICQDEVFILDHEGPVVSPGASTGMPDLVVEPSAGAPLTPEDQALFTAATSGDLSVLSECVRRGISLLGRDSGGCSALHIAAQNGHTDLVSFILQQGSKVQLELTDREKGDTALHKAASEKQHAVCRLLVEAGASLEKTNFLGKTPADQAEGDSELASYLSTQQHKACSTHEDLETAV, encoded by the exons GAAGGCGATCTCCCGCTCAGGCCTCCAGCACCTCGGCCCGTCGCAGCCCTCCCTGCCTCCGGCATCCAACGGCCCCAACAAGGAGCTCCGCACCGGCGTGGACTGGACG GAGAACGCTGTGAACGGAGATCACCTGTGGATGGAGACGAGCTGCTCAGGAGAGCTGTGTTATCTGGGAGAGGACGCCTGCTTACTGAAGACCGCA AAGTCGGCCCCCAGGAGGAAATGTGCAGCCTGTAAGATCGTCGTTCACACTGGCTGCATAGAGCAGCTAGAGAAG ATTAACTTCCGCTGCAAGCTGACGTTCAGAGAGGGAGGATCCCGATGCCTCAGAGAt CAGAACGCACTGAGACATCACTGGGTTCACAGACGAAGGCAAGACGGGAAATGTAGACAATGTGGAAAG agtTTTCAACAGAAGTTCTTCCACAGTAAAGAAATCATCGCCATCAGTTGTTCTTGGTGTAAATTGGCC TTCCACAACAAGGTGACGTGTTTCATGCTGCATCAGATCGAGGAGCCGTGTTCTCTGGGGGCCCACGCTGGAGTCATAGTGCCCCCCTCCTGGATCATCAAA AGCTCACTGAAGAACTCGGCAAGGAGAAAAAAGCGGACGTCTTTTAAACGAAGGACGAGCAAGAAGGGACTGGAC GATTCTAAATGGCGTCCGTTCATGCTGAAGCCGCATCCGTCTCCTCTCATGAAGCCAATCTTGGTTTTCGTCAATCCGAAGAGCGGCGGCAACCAG GGCGCCAAGGTGTTGCAGATGTTCATGTGGATCTTGAATCCTCGACAGGTGTTTGACCTGTCGCAGGGCGGCCTGCGAGAGGC GTTGGAGTTGTACCGGAAAGTGCCAAACCTGAGGATCCTTGCCTGTGGAGGAGACGGGACG GTCGGGTGGATCCTGTCCACGCTCGATGAGCTGCAGATGAACCCCCAGCCTCCGGTCGCTGTTCTTCCTCTGGGAACAGGAAATGACCTCGCCAGGACGCTCAACTGGGGCGGG GGTTACACTGATGAGCCCGTGTCCAAGGTTCTGTGTCATGTGGAGGACGGTTCTGTTGTGCAGCTGGACAGGTGGAACCTGCTGGTGGAGAAAAGTGCTGCTCTGCCTGAGGAGGGAACGCAGAAG CTGCCTCTCAACGTGTTCAACAACTACTTCAGCCTGGGCTTCGACGCTCACGTCACCCTGGAGTTCCACGAGTCCAGAG AGGCCAACCCGGAAAGGTTTAACAGTCGCTTCCGCAACAAGATGTTCTATGCAGGA gctgCGTTCTCAGATTTCCtccagagaagctcaagggacTTGTCCAAGCACGTCAAAGTGGTG tgTGATGGTACAGATCTGACTGCTAAGATCCAGGAGCTGAAGTTCCAGTGCATCGTGTTTCTGAACATTCCCAG GTACTGTGCTGGCACCATGCCGTGGGGAAACACAGGCGACCACAGAGACTTCGAACCCCAGCGCCATGACGACGGCTGCATCGAGGTTATCGGCTTCACTGTGGCCTCACTG GCGGCGCTACAGGTCGGAGGTCACGGGGAGAGACTCCACCAGTGCAGAGAAGTTGTGTTAACGACTTTCAAGACCGTTCCTGTTCAG gTGGACGGTGAGCCATGTCGTCTGGCCCCCACCACCCTCCGCATCTCCCTCCGAAATCAGGCCAACATGGTCCAGAAGAGCAAGAGACGCACCTCAGTGCCCCTGCTGAACGA TCCTCATGCAGTTCCAGATCGTCTGCGTCTGCGAGTGAATCGAATCAGCCTCCAGGAGTACGACCGCCTGCAGTACGACAAAGAACGACTCAGAgacatct ccATCCCTGTCGGCATCGTGGTGGTACGAGGAGACTGTGACCTGGAGACGTGCAGACTTTACATCGACAGACTACAAGAg GACTTACACCAGGCGCCATCTACAGGCCACAGAGTGCACTACCAG GACGAGAGCAGAGGCGTCGCCAGGACCAGTTCGTCCAGTAGATTGTCTCCCAACTGGAGCTTCTTGGATT CAACATCAGCTGATCGCTTCTATCGTATCGACAAAGCTCAg GAGCACCTCCACTTTGTGACGGAGATCTGTCAGGATGAGGTTTTTATCCTTGACCACGAGGGGCCTGTGGTGAGCCCGGGCGCGTCCACGGGGATGCCTGATCTGGTGGTGGAACCTTCAGCAGG CGCTCCACTGACACCTGAGGATCAAG ctcTGTTTACTGCTGCCACCTCTGGAGATCTTTCTGTG ctgtcGGAGTGTGTGCGTCGAGGCATCAGCCTGTTGGGCCGAGACTCCGGAGGCTGCTCAGCGCTTCACATCGCGGCTCAGAACGGACACACGGACCTGGTCAGCTTCATCCTGCAGCAAG GCTCCAAGGTGCAGCTGGAGttaacagacagagaaaa aggggaCACTGCCCTGCACAAAGCAGCCTCTGAGAAGCAGCATGCAGTTTGTCGATTGCTGGTTGAGGCCGGGGCGTCGCTCGAGAAGACCAACTTCCTg gGGAAGACTCCAGCAGACCAAGCGGAGGGCGACTCGGAGCTCGCCTCCTACCTGAGCACCCAGCAACACAAAGCCTGTTCCACTCATGAAGACTTGGAGACGGCGGTCTGA